From a single Okeanomitos corallinicola TIOX110 genomic region:
- a CDS encoding BamA/TamA family outer membrane protein, with product MRVSSAAILTLATLAANNINQQAQALPNQTTNPEDKTPTTDVVVIPYLENQTTPIENLASPEIANVVEFSSLPKSQPVVIPRNNNIQNNRNSQNNQLITDLVVTVTNVQIIGANAELETIIRQIIKTKTGGSTSQNQLQQDVDAILKTGLFANATVNSISTSAGINVVYQVQPIVVQALQLSGAKVLTYKVALANFQNQIGQNISPAALEKTVTEINQWYKDNGYALARVLSIQPNRQGVLTINVAEGLVSKVKFRFLGEEGEKFDKNGNPIKGRTKDDFLRQQLQLKPGKIFQDDLARQDVQSLYKLGLFKSVNVAFEGDANQLDLIYELQEVGARSINLGGGYNADDGISVIVSYKDQNVGGVNDTLAANVEVNRRDVLFNTNFNSPYRATNPERLGYNIKTFRRRQLSDTFDDTINLPNGDKVREGKIGGSVSLQQEMDGWDASVGLNYTRVTIRDREGEITPRDAQNNQLSFSDTGIDDLVTVSFTATKDERDNPVKTTQGSVLSFTTEQSIPVGNGQITMNRLSGNYSQYMPVQLFNSTKPQVFALNLQAGTVVGDLPPYETFNLGGSNSVRGYDGGKVGSGRSYVLASAEYRFPIFPIAGGVVFADFATDLGSGDTVIGDPAGERNKPGSGFGYGAGVRVDSPLGLIRADYGINDQGESRVHIGIGQRF from the coding sequence ATGCGAGTTTCTTCTGCGGCCATTCTTACCTTAGCGACTTTAGCAGCTAACAATATCAATCAACAAGCACAAGCTTTACCTAATCAAACCACAAATCCAGAGGATAAAACTCCTACTACAGATGTGGTAGTAATTCCCTATTTGGAAAATCAAACCACACCCATAGAAAATTTAGCATCTCCGGAAATTGCTAACGTGGTAGAGTTTAGTTCTCTACCTAAATCCCAGCCAGTTGTAATTCCTAGAAATAATAATATTCAGAATAATCGGAATAGCCAAAATAACCAATTAATTACAGATTTAGTAGTTACAGTAACTAATGTTCAAATCATTGGTGCAAATGCAGAACTAGAAACAATAATTCGCCAAATTATTAAAACTAAAACTGGAGGTTCAACCAGTCAAAATCAACTCCAGCAAGATGTAGATGCTATTTTAAAAACTGGTTTATTTGCTAATGCTACTGTTAATAGTATTAGCACCTCTGCGGGAATAAATGTTGTTTATCAAGTTCAACCTATCGTTGTTCAAGCATTACAACTATCAGGGGCAAAGGTGCTAACTTATAAGGTAGCATTAGCAAACTTTCAAAATCAAATTGGTCAAAATATTAGTCCTGCTGCACTGGAGAAAACCGTGACTGAAATTAACCAGTGGTACAAAGATAATGGTTATGCGTTGGCGAGGGTATTATCTATTCAACCTAACCGCCAAGGTGTTCTCACAATTAACGTAGCAGAAGGTTTAGTCAGTAAGGTCAAATTTCGCTTTTTAGGTGAAGAAGGAGAAAAATTTGATAAAAATGGTAATCCCATTAAAGGACGTACTAAAGATGATTTTCTCAGACAACAACTGCAATTAAAACCAGGTAAAATTTTTCAAGATGATTTAGCCCGTCAAGATGTTCAAAGTTTATATAAATTAGGTTTATTTAAAAGTGTTAATGTTGCCTTTGAAGGAGATGCCAATCAACTAGATTTAATTTATGAACTGCAAGAAGTAGGTGCAAGATCAATTAACTTAGGTGGTGGATATAATGCCGATGATGGCATCTCAGTCATTGTCAGTTACAAGGATCAGAATGTTGGCGGTGTTAATGATACTTTAGCGGCCAACGTAGAAGTAAATCGCAGAGATGTACTTTTTAATACTAATTTTAACAGTCCCTATCGCGCCACAAACCCAGAAAGATTGGGTTACAACATCAAGACTTTTAGAAGAAGACAACTTTCTGATACCTTTGATGACACAATTAATTTACCCAACGGTGACAAAGTCAGGGAAGGGAAAATTGGTGGTAGTGTCAGTCTTCAACAGGAAATGGATGGTTGGGATGCTTCAGTAGGATTAAATTATACCCGTGTTACCATCCGCGATCGCGAAGGTGAAATTACCCCTAGAGACGCTCAAAATAACCAACTATCATTTAGTGACACCGGCATTGATGACTTAGTTACCGTCTCCTTTACCGCTACTAAAGACGAAAGGGATAACCCAGTTAAAACCACACAAGGTTCTGTTCTCAGTTTTACCACTGAACAATCAATACCTGTTGGTAACGGTCAAATTACTATGAATCGGTTAAGTGGTAACTATAGCCAGTATATGCCTGTTCAATTATTTAACAGCACCAAGCCCCAAGTATTTGCCTTAAACCTGCAAGCGGGTACAGTAGTTGGTGATTTACCACCCTACGAAACCTTTAACTTAGGTGGTTCTAACTCAGTCCGTGGTTACGATGGGGGTAAGGTTGGTAGTGGTCGCAGTTATGTATTAGCATCCGCAGAATATCGTTTTCCCATCTTCCCCATCGCTGGGGGTGTAGTATTTGCTGACTTCGCAACTGACTTAGGTTCTGGTGATACAGTCATTGGTGATCCAGCAGGGGAAAGGAATAAACCTGGTAGTGGTTTTGGTTATGGTGCAGGGGTGCGGGTTGATTCACCTTTAGGTTTAATTCGTGCTGATTATGGCATTAATGATCAAGGAGAGAGTCGAGTTCATATAGGTATTGGTCAGAGGTTTTAA
- a CDS encoding prevent-host-death protein, which translates to MTNSLQYICDSEGQTVSVVVPIAIWQEIMAERETAYLLSSPAMKARLLTARKRQDGISLEAVCEKLGI; encoded by the coding sequence ATGACTAACTCATTACAATACATCTGTGATTCAGAAGGGCAAACAGTCTCCGTAGTTGTTCCCATTGCCATTTGGCAAGAAATAATGGCTGAGAGAGAAACTGCTTATTTGTTAAGCAGTCCAGCCATGAAAGCGAGATTACTTACCGCTAGAAAACGTCAAGATGGAATTTCTTTGGAAGCAGTCTGTGAGAAACTTGGAATTTGA
- a CDS encoding Txe/YoeB family addiction module toxin produces the protein MRNLEFDADAFEDLAWWIESDRKKALKIIKLIREVQRNPFEGTGQPEALKHDLSGCWSRRIDQEHRLVYEVLDDKIRILACRFHY, from the coding sequence GTGAGAAACTTGGAATTTGATGCAGATGCTTTTGAGGATTTAGCTTGGTGGATAGAAAGCGACCGTAAAAAAGCATTAAAAATCATCAAACTAATTCGTGAAGTACAACGTAATCCATTTGAAGGCACAGGACAACCTGAAGCACTAAAACACGATCTATCTGGCTGCTGGTCACGGCGAATAGATCAAGAACATCGTCTGGTTTATGAAGTCCTAGATGATAAAATTAGAATTCTCGCTTGCCGATTTCACTACTAA
- a CDS encoding SpoIID/LytB domain-containing protein: MKIQLYLGALFSRIQGKHWWIGILLWFVLVAPAQASVILRVAIERGVKQVKVGASTTAIVKDSSGRTLGKLPAMNSYAAQSIPGGVALDKWQSGLFWIEPTGKGYVYIGDRWFRGRTLVIPTEKGLTAVNWVDLEEYLYSVIGGEMNSSWPAEALKAQAIAARTYALYKREQQRNNPIYDLGDTPDRWQIYKGVSSESSNTYTAVDSTAGQVLTYDNRIILSVFHACSGGHTENVEDVWGNPLPYLRAVQDFDQNIKECNWVKTFTPGEISGRVSGVGNVKDMIIESLSPFRSVKSLRIIGDQGTKVIKGEEVRTALRLKSTRFTLNKDGNGNFVLQGLGFGHGLGMSQWGAYNLAKQGANHLQILGHYYQGVALTPIQAK, translated from the coding sequence ATGAAAATCCAACTTTATTTAGGTGCTTTATTTTCCCGAATTCAAGGAAAACATTGGTGGATAGGAATCCTTCTATGGTTCGTTTTAGTTGCTCCTGCTCAAGCATCTGTGATCCTGCGCGTAGCAATTGAAAGGGGAGTAAAACAGGTCAAAGTTGGTGCTTCCACCACTGCAATAGTTAAAGATAGTTCTGGCCGCACTCTGGGAAAATTGCCCGCCATGAATTCTTATGCAGCGCAATCAATTCCTGGGGGAGTGGCTTTAGATAAATGGCAATCTGGTTTATTTTGGATTGAACCTACAGGTAAAGGCTATGTTTATATAGGCGATCGCTGGTTTCGGGGTAGAACTCTAGTGATCCCCACCGAAAAAGGCTTGACCGCAGTTAATTGGGTAGATTTAGAAGAATATCTTTACAGCGTCATCGGTGGAGAAATGAACTCTAGCTGGCCAGCAGAAGCCTTAAAAGCTCAGGCGATCGCCGCCCGCACCTACGCACTCTACAAACGAGAACAACAGCGCAACAACCCCATTTATGACTTAGGAGATACCCCCGACCGCTGGCAAATTTATAAAGGTGTGAGCAGTGAATCCAGCAATACTTACACAGCAGTAGATAGCACAGCAGGTCAAGTCCTCACTTACGATAACCGTATTATTCTCTCAGTATTTCATGCCTGTTCCGGTGGACACACTGAAAATGTAGAAGACGTTTGGGGCAACCCCCTTCCGTACTTACGCGCTGTTCAAGACTTCGACCAAAACATCAAAGAATGTAACTGGGTGAAAACATTTACCCCAGGAGAAATTAGTGGCAGAGTCTCTGGTGTTGGTAACGTCAAAGACATGATCATCGAATCTCTCTCACCCTTCCGCAGCGTCAAAAGTCTGAGAATTATCGGTGATCAAGGTACAAAAGTCATCAAAGGTGAAGAAGTTCGTACCGCACTCAGACTCAAAAGTACCCGTTTTACCCTCAACAAAGACGGAAACGGTAACTTTGTCCTCCAAGGATTAGGTTTTGGTCATGGTTTAGGGATGAGTCAATGGGGCGCTTACAACTTAGCTAAACAGGGAGCAAACCACCTCCAGATATTAGGTCACTATTATCAAGGTGTCGCTTTAACCCCCATTCAAGCGAAGTAA